The following coding sequences lie in one Musa acuminata AAA Group cultivar baxijiao chromosome BXJ1-8, Cavendish_Baxijiao_AAA, whole genome shotgun sequence genomic window:
- the LOC135588319 gene encoding phospholipase A1-II 5-like, whose translation MAQKIGAETPSWPELLGSEHWSGLLDPLDQSLRVFLLQCGDMCQVTADSFIKDDHSKYRGMCRYRPSTLLDQVFFPYAANYDVKEYLYAMSQNSSDNTKESNWMGYIAVSNDAYTNLTGRREIYVVWRGTMRPSEVLEDLATSLVPLHPDNQDVQVMQGWNDIYTLKDSDSQFPCNATSAREQLLSKLSELVELYKNESLSIVCVGHSLGGALAILSSFDIVNKGLSNIEGKAEEYFPVCAVVFENPKVGNKAFNDRFEKLPNLRALRVRNHGDIVPYWPISTDYVDTGSVLDIDAKMSPYLKILADNHDLQVVLHTVAGWTRKGGEFQLEVKRSPALVNKQGGNLKDEWLIPEQWWVEKNKGMVLDEDGEWSETPGWNCKSSSNGHKL comes from the coding sequence atGGCGCAAAAGATTGGCGCGGAAACACCATCCTGGCCAGAGCTCCTCGGATCCGAGCACTGGTCCGGCCTTCTCGACCCTCTCGACCAATCCCTTCGCGTCTTCCTCCTCCAATGCGGTGACATGTGTCAGGTCACTGCCGACTCCTTCATCAAAGACGACCACTCCAAGTACCGTGGCATGTGCCGCTACCGCCCCAGCACCCTCCTCGACCAAGTGTTCTTCCCCTACGCGGCCAACTACGACGTCAAGGAGTACCTCTACGCCATGTCGCAAAATTCGTCAGACAATACCAAGGAGTCCAATTGGATGGGCTACATCGCCGTCTCCAACGACGCATACACGAACCTTACCGGGCGCCGCGAGATCTACGTCGTATGGCGCGGCACGATGCGGCCGTCGGAGGTCCTCGAGGACCTCGCGACCAGTCTCGTGCCCTTACACCCCGACAACCAAGATGTGCAGGTCATGCAAGGCTGGAACGACATCTACACGTTGAAAGACAGCGATTCGCAATTTCCATGCAACGCAACCAGTGCAAGGGAGCAGTTACTGAGTAAGTTAAGCGAGCTAGTGGAGCTATACAAGAACGAGAGCCTTAGCATAGTGTGCGTTGGCCACAGCCTGGGAGGCGCCCTCGCCATCTTGAGTTCTTTCGATATAGTGAACAAAGGACTGTCCAATATAGAAGGCAAGGCGGAGGAGTACTTCCCAGTATGTGCCGTGGTGTTTGAGAACCCCAAAGTTGGGAACAAGGCCTTCAATGATAGGTTTGAGAAGCTGCCCAACCTTCGAGCTCTACGTGTCCGGAATCACGGTGACATCGTTCCATATTGGCCAATTTCAACCGACTACGTTGACACCGGCTCAGTTCTGGACATAGACGCCAAGATGTCGCCCTACTTGAAAATCCTTGCGGATAACCACGACCTGCAAGTGGTCCTCCACACGGTGGCCGGGTGGACCAGGAAGGGCGGCGAGTTCCAATTGGAGGTGAAGAGGAGCCCGGCGCTGGTGAACAAGCAGGGCGGCAACTTGAAGGATGAGTGGCTCATACCGGAGCAGTGGTGGGTGGAGAAGAACAAAGGAATGGTACTGGATGAGGATGGAGAGTGGTCCGAGACACCTGGATGGAACTGCAAGTCATCCAGTAATGGCCACAAGCTCTAA